TACTCCGCCGCCGAGCTGCAGCCGTTCCGGGACACGGCGGATGCCGCCGCGCACCTCGTCAAGCGGCTCTACCTCTACATGAACAATCACTTCGCGGCGAAGGCCGTGGCCAACGCCGCGACGCTCAAGCACCAACTCGGTCTGGAGGTGGGCGGCGCGTGGCGCGCGGAGATGGTGACGCGCTACCCGGAGTTGGAGGGCGTGGTCAGGACGGAACCCGAGGCGACTGCGCCGCTGCTGCCCGTCGGCGAGCCGCCGGCGCGAGGGTGATCGATGACTGTACGAGTGGATCGCCGTCGCGTACCGAACAGCACGCCGTTGCCTGATGATGTCGAGGAGATCCTGGCGGAGATGCGCAGGCAAGAGCTGCCACTCGAGGAACGGGAGCCGTTCGATTGAAGGTGATGCCTCAACGACCTGTGGATCGCCGCTCACGCCTGGCCCGGGACGTGCCGTTGATCACGCACAACCTCGCCGAGTTTCCGGCGCGTGCCGGACCTGTCGGTCGAGACCTGGATGACGGCGTAGACCCATGCCCCCGCGACTGCGCAGCAGCACGGCGGGACGACGAGACCGGCTCTACCTGCCGGTGATGAACTCCAGATAGTTTTCCCGGTCGACGACCCAGAAAGTGCTGTCCGGGTACGCCTGCCGCCAGGCGCGGGGAGCACGAAGCCCGGGCTTCGGCGACCACTTCATCTCCACCGCGTCCAGGCGTCCGGCCCGCTCCTCGATCAGGTCGATCTCCTGCCGGTCGTAGGTGCGCCAGAAGTAGCTCTCGGCGTGCCGCCCCGTGTAGAGGTTGTGCTTGAGCCGCTCGACCATGACGTAGTTTTCCCACAGGGAACCGGCGTCGTCGCGCAGGGCGATGGGGTTGAAGTTGTTGATCAGCCCGTTCCGGATGCCGTTGTCGTAGAAGTAGTAGCGCCGGCTCCTGGCGATCTCCTTGCGCAGGTTGCGGCTGAAGCCGAGCCGGCCGTAGATGACGTAAGCCTTCTCCAGCAGATCGAGGTAGCGCTCCACCGTGTTCCTGCTCATCCCGAGCCGCGTCCCGAGCTCGGCGACCGAGACCTCCCCGCCGATCTGGAAGGCGAGCGCCTGCAGCAGGCGCAGCAGCTTGTCGGCGTGCCGGACGCCTTCGAGCTGCAGGATGTCCTTGAACAGGTACGACGCGATCAGCTCCTTCAGGTAGCGCTCCCGATCCTCGGTCGAGTCCGTCAGGACGACCTCCGGGTACGACCCGTGGATCAGCCGCATCTCCAGGTGGGCGCGGGTCTCGTGGGCGGTCTCGACGTCCTGCAGCTCCATCTGGGCGAGGGGCAGGAG
The DNA window shown above is from Acidobacteriota bacterium and carries:
- a CDS encoding ATP-binding protein — its product is MPVDYIGQAQLAQLAGSIAPGRVVVVHGPRRVGKTTLIRRYMRLHDPDALLVSGEDIDVREYLESQSLAKLRAFVGRRRTLIVDEAQHVRKVGVNLKLLVDHVEGLRIVATGSSSFDLAQQTGEPLTGRKLTLLLLPLAQMELQDVETAHETRAHLEMRLIHGSYPEVVLTDSTEDRERYLKELIASYLFKDILQLEGVRHADKLLRLLQALAFQIGGEVSVAELGTRLGMSRNTVERYLDLLEKAYVIYGRLGFSRNLRKEIARSRRYYFYDNGIRNGLINNFNPIALRDDAGSLWENYVMVERLKHNLYTGRHAESYFWRTYDRQEIDLIEERAGRLDAVEMKWSPKPGLRAPRAWRQAYPDSTFWVVDRENYLEFITGR